In a genomic window of Sarcophilus harrisii chromosome 4, mSarHar1.11, whole genome shotgun sequence:
- the COPS8 gene encoding COP9 signalosome complex subunit 8: protein MNNARYLWKRIPPAIKSANSELGGIWSVGQRIWQRDFPGIYTTISSHQWSETIQPIMEALRDATRRRAFALVSQAYTSIIADDFAAFVGLPVEEAVKGVLEQGWQADSTTRMVMPKKPGSLDVSFNRFIPLSEPAPVPPIPNEQQLARLTDYVAFLEN from the exons AT GAATAATGCCCGATATCTCTGGAAAAGAATTCCTCCTGCTATAAAATCG GCAAATTCTGAACTTGGGGGGATCTGGTCAGTGGGACAGCGAATCTGGCAGAGGGATTTCCCAGGCATCTACACGACCATCAGCTCACACCAGTGGTCAGAGACCATTCAGCCCATCATGGAGGCACTCAGAG ATGCCACGAGAAGAAGAGCCTTTGCACTGGTTTCTCAGGCGTACACCTCGATCATTGCCGATGATTTCGCAGCATTTGTCGGACTTCCTGTAGAAGAAGCCGTGAAAG GTGTCTTAGAGCAAGGATGGCAAGCCGACTCCACCACGAGAATGGTGATGCCCAAGAAGCCCG GTTCCCTGGACGTTTCCTTTAACAGATTTATTCCTTTATCAG AGCCTGCTCCAGTTCCGCCGATCCCCAATGAGCAACAGTTAGCCAGATTGACCGACTACGTGGCTTTTCTTGAAAACTGA